The Podarcis muralis chromosome 14, rPodMur119.hap1.1, whole genome shotgun sequence nucleotide sequence GGAAGAGACGGTGCGGAGAGATGGGAGGCGTAACAACAGTTTTCCAAATCGCGTAGGCTGGTTCGGATATTGACTCCTTACGTACTCTTCCAACGCACACTGGGACTTCTCTTGTAAACTTTCAACGTGGGCTACGTCGGAGAGACCACACGCATCTGGAAGAAAGTTGGTTtcaaagagagaggggaagggagagggaaagtGTCGTCAGTATCAAACAAGTTATAGTTCCCCTTTGGAAtggtttaaaccccccccccccgcaatcaaaACAATAGTAATAATGTAAATAAAATCACAGCTAAGAACTGTAAGGATGAAGTCGTGAGCATTGCAAGATAGACGCTGCTCTTGAAATCTTTTGAGACTTGCTTCCTAGCGATGTAAGTCCTGCGGAACTTGGGGGGTCAACGTGCTTTGGGTCGATCTGCTTGTGCGCGCACAAATCTGCGGGTCTCTCCCTCCAACCCTACAggaatttattttcccttttgaAAGTCAGGCTCGCTGAGTTCAAGTCTTGGACATCCGAATAAACCGCGAGGACATGATTCAGTCCAAGTTAAGCCCTGCTCAAGCTACAATCCCAAGCACAGAGGAGAGTCATGTTGCAGTCCTGTCTGCACGCTTCCTAGGGAGCCAGTCCAGCAAGATTTTTCCTCTGAGTAAACACGCGTTTGGATCTTCCTGTTCTTTCTTTCGGTTTCAACAGGAGCACGtgctcttttttaaagaaaataataatattccagaAGTCTCCCCTCCCGGCCAGGATTTTGGCCTGAGGTCTTGATTTTAAAATTAGCCCCAAACCTTTCAGCGATCTCACCAGATTTTCACTGCATCGGGatgcgggagggggggggagagagtcttTTGGCGGCGGGGGTGtatggagaaggagaaagataAGACATGGTCTTTCCTCACAAACACACATGCTCGCATTGGGGAAATAACTGTGCTGAGTCTAATCTCAAAGGCCAGAAAAGAGAGTTTCATAAAAAAGAAGGAGGCAGCAGAAACCCACACACGTTAAGAAACTGGCTCAACTCAGGATAATGGAGCCCCGCACCCAAAAAGCGATTCCCCCCTAAAGGAGACACCGCCGTTTCCCTCAGTCTTTGAAAGTGATTTAAGTGGTCCTTTAAAACTGATCTTGTCAGTTTAGCCTATTCAAAGGCAACCAAGCAAACTCTGATCGCTCTCTTCATTagagctgtttctctctctccccttctcattCTCTGTCTCTCCCACTCCCCTTTCTTTCCTCGCCTTTCTTTCCAATCATACGAAtatatacttttttatttttttaaaaatgcatctgtAAGAtacgattttttaaaaagaaaaaaaaaaactgtttaaaaacaaTTTAGAATTCTTGCCACGCTTTGCactaatatatagatatatatattgcCCCACTTTTGACAGGCTAAAATACAATGAGGTCCCTTTTAATCAGAAGCTGCCTTTGCTCAGGTTGTGACCTTAGCTGGCTGGGCAAAGCACTAACACATGCATATTTTTCAAAGCCATTAGAATCTAGATATAGATTCTATAGAAAGCACCAGTAAATATTATATGAAAATTCTCTACATCTAAATAACACATCAGCCCCAGTGCTATTGGGGCGTCTTAGCTGACAAATCCCTGCATCCGTTCCCCCCATGTTTTATAACCCCACAAAATCAGATAACAGAAGCTTTATCTAAGATGGGAAGGCAATTTACATACAGATCCACATTTTGCAAACAGTCATAAATTTCGCACTTTAGACAACAGCTGAGAGGTTTCCCCCACAAAGGTAACAATATTAATCACACTACTGCAACCCACTACAACACCAGATTTGAAATCAAATGTTTGGGGTTCATATGTAGGCCTTAAGAGGCCCAGAGAAGATCCTCAAGAAGGaaataatgtgtccttttaatagaggacacacacacacacacacacacacacacacacacacacacacactgttccttTCTTGTGCTGCCTCTGATAATTGATCACCTCTGAGTCCAACTAATTTAGGTGGGCAACAAATATTTTtggccagggggtgggggcaggcagaGGTGTAACTGTGGAAAGCAATAATATATAAAAGGAAGTTCAGGTCACGACCTAAATTTTGGACAATGTCCAGAAAGGCACTTGGTTTCCTCAGACCTCCCTTAACATAACAAGGACTGGATTGTAAATCCTAATTTTCCCACATAAACTACTGATGCCTCGGCCTATTTCCTCATATcaaaggtatttttaaaatgaaagaaaatattttaaaatataaatctatatctatatatataccaATGAGTGATTACTTTACAGATCCTGCCTCCATTCATATGGTCATCACATGACCACTACCCAAAGCTGCCCCATTACTtacaatataaacacacacacacatcactatTTATATTCTGAGAATCTAGCATACTGTTAGAGGCCTGATCCGAtgaattataattttttaaaaagaaagtatgTCTTGAAATTATGTTGCCTCCAGAGTTAATATCAGATATATTACTCACCCAGGTTGAACCACAGCTAATTAGATTTCATCATGCATTCCATTATTGTTTTATAACTGTAGCGCTATTTATATGCAGCAGAAAGTTGGcactgaaatctctctctctctctctctctctctctctctctctctctctccacccccccttttttggcaCTTTTGATTGTTTAACAGTGCAACTCTACacatctactcaggagtaagctccACAGAGTTTCATGGGAATTGCTTCCAGCCAACTCTGAtaaaggactgcagcctaagtgacacttttccaacatacatttcttttttgtctttctttaAAGAGGAGTTAAAACAGAAACCCATAATGTTGCAATTCAGGGACTACAGTTGCAACACTTCTTCACATTCCTTATCCCCGCTGCTGTTATGCATGAGTATTGCCACTACTGCTAGGTTTTTGTATAGGGGGCAGCAActtgaattccaaacacacaTTCTTGCttcaacttattattattatttaaaatacatctagCCCCTCTGACCATGGTTCCGACCCACTTTCTCCCCCTTGGCAATCTGCTCCAAGGCCGCCAGGTCCTACTGTGAGAGTTTATTCACCCTCAGTCCTTTCCAGAATGTGATTGATTTGTTTATTGGATACTCTAGTTAGAGCTCCAGCACATATCACCCTCCAATATCCCTTTAATTTTAGGATTCTTCTATCTCCTTCGAAGTAGGCTTTCTGCTTGGTTAAGAATTCCACTggttattatatatatttaaaaagatcaGATTCCAGCATACTCTGGTTATTTATCAACTTGCTATGCTTTAACTATATCAACCCAGAGgttattttatttgcacatttaGCGAAAGTCTTTATCCCCCTTCGCCAATAGTGACTGCACATGGCTCAATAAAAAAGTTATTCTGTCCATATTACATTAAAATTGAAGGCAGAATATTTGGAGGGTTTTCCTCCTCGAAATTAATCGTCTCTCCTCTGCTTCAACGCTAGGCACCCTTGAACTAACACTGGACGCAGCGggccttacttccgagtaaacatgcaaTAAACAGGATGAGATGTAATCTGCtcatttcttctccctcccctccccccaaaaaaaaccccagttgcGGTGTTACAAGTTCAATTCCGAATTTTCTCACGGAAAAACGAAGGAAGCTGGGTTGGGGCAGGGGAGACTTTCAGATTTCctcgctccctccctctcctcagaGCCCCCACCCTGTGGCTTACCTGAGGTGAAAAGGACGATGGCCTTCAAGCAGCTGTATTCCGCCGAATCCACGTGTAAGGCCTTAAGTTTCTCGACCTGTTCTTGGAAGATTCGTATGTGGTCCATAAAGGCTACAACTCGGTCGGCGGACATGGGCGAGGCGTGCAGGCCGGCGGCAGCCAGGAGCGGGGCGACGTGGAGGGGCATGGAGCACTGGGCCGCGTTGAGGACAAACAACTCACTCCAGGTTAACCTCAGCAAGGCCACCTGGTCGGTGATCTGGAGGTCGGGGAAAAAGGGGATATTCCGGGCCCACTCGACGGCGCTGAAAAGCATCCGAGCCGCCAGCTCGCAAATGTTCTCGATGCCCATAATGTTGTTGGGTTGCATGC carries:
- the NR2F2 gene encoding COUP transcription factor 2 isoform X3, whose product is MQAIWDLEQGKYVLAVQRGRMPPTQPTHGQFALTNGDPLNCHSYLSGYISLLLRAEPYPTSRFGSQCMQPNNIMGIENICELAARMLFSAVEWARNIPFFPDLQITDQVALLRLTWSELFVLNAAQCSMPLHVAPLLAAAGLHASPMSADRVVAFMDHIRIFQEQVEKLKALHVDSAEYSCLKAIVLFTSDACGLSDVAHVESLQEKSQCALEEYVRSQYPNQPTRFGKLLLRLPSLRTVSSSVIEQLFFVRLVGKTPIETLIRDMLLSGSSFNWPYMAIQ